The following are from one region of the Arcobacter defluvii genome:
- the ccoN gene encoding cytochrome-c oxidase, cbb3-type subunit I, whose product MQNGAQIEYDYSVAKAFTFATILFGIIGMTIGVVLAFQLAFPQLNHLAGEYGTFSRLRPLHTNGVAFGFALSGIFAGWYYISQRVLKVSLKESPFLMAIAKLHFVLYFITILLAVVTLFMGITTSKEYAELEWPLDILVVLWWVLWGISIFGLIGIRRERTLYISLWYFIATFIAVAMLYLFNNMEVPTALVSGYGSWIHSVSMYSGTNDALVQWWYGHNAVAFVFTTPIIALIYYFLPKESGQNVYSYKLSILAFWGLLFVYLWAGGHHLIYSTVPDWMQTMGSVMSVVLILPSWGSAINMLLTMKGEWQQLQTNTLIKFMVLASTFYMLSTIEGPIQAIKSVNAIAHFTDWIPGHVHDGVLGWVVFMIMAALFHMVPRMYKREIYSKSLMDTQFWLQTTGIVLYFTSMWIAGITQGMMWRAYDEYGSLVYSFIDTVTVLHPYYTIRAVGGLLYLIGFFMFTYNIYKTIRCGRVLDKEPVNATPVAA is encoded by the coding sequence ATGCAAAACGGTGCACAAATTGAGTACGATTACTCAGTTGCAAAAGCCTTTACATTTGCAACAATTTTGTTTGGTATCATTGGTATGACAATTGGTGTTGTACTAGCGTTTCAATTGGCGTTTCCACAGTTAAATCATTTAGCTGGGGAATATGGTACATTTAGTAGATTAAGACCTTTACACACAAATGGTGTTGCTTTTGGTTTTGCTCTAAGTGGTATTTTTGCTGGATGGTATTACATTTCACAAAGGGTATTAAAAGTTTCATTAAAAGAGTCTCCTTTTTTAATGGCTATTGCTAAGTTACACTTTGTATTATATTTTATTACTATCCTTTTAGCTGTTGTTACACTTTTTATGGGTATTACTACATCAAAAGAGTATGCAGAATTAGAGTGGCCATTGGATATATTAGTTGTTCTTTGGTGGGTATTATGGGGTATTTCAATTTTTGGATTAATCGGAATTAGAAGAGAGAGAACTCTTTATATTTCTTTATGGTATTTTATTGCTACATTTATCGCAGTTGCAATGTTATATTTATTTAATAATATGGAAGTTCCAACAGCTTTAGTTTCTGGTTATGGTTCATGGATTCACTCTGTTTCTATGTATTCAGGTACTAATGATGCTTTAGTTCAATGGTGGTATGGACACAATGCTGTTGCATTCGTTTTCACAACTCCTATTATTGCGTTAATTTATTATTTCTTACCAAAAGAATCTGGACAAAATGTTTATTCTTATAAACTTTCTATTTTAGCATTCTGGGGATTATTATTTGTTTATTTATGGGCTGGTGGACACCACCTTATTTATTCAACAGTTCCAGATTGGATGCAAACTATGGGTTCAGTTATGTCTGTTGTTTTAATTTTACCATCATGGGGATCAGCTATTAATATGCTTTTAACAATGAAGGGTGAGTGGCAACAATTACAAACAAATACACTAATCAAGTTTATGGTATTAGCTTCAACTTTCTATATGTTATCAACAATTGAAGGACCAATTCAAGCTATTAAATCTGTAAATGCTATTGCACACTTTACTGACTGGATTCCAGGACACGTACATGATGGTGTTTTAGGATGGGTTGTATTTATGATTATGGCTGCATTATTTCATATGGTTCCAAGAATGTATAAAAGAGAAATTTATTCTAAATCATTAATGGATACACAATTCTGGTTACAAACTACAGGTATTGTTTTATACTTTACATCTATGTGGATTGCAGGGATTACACAAGGTATGATGTGGAGAGCTTATGATGAATATGGATCATTAGTTTACTCATTTATTGATACAGTTACTGTATTACATCCATATTACACAATTAGAGCAGTTGGTGGGTTATTATACCTAATTGGATTCTTTATGTTTACATATAATATTTACAAAACTATTAGATGTGGAAGAGTACTTGATAAAGAACCAGTAAATGCTACACCAGTAGCTGCGTAA
- the smpB gene encoding SsrA-binding protein SmpB, whose protein sequence is MANKKDTKKNLVFKNKKAFHDFTILDSLEAGIMLEGSEVKAIREGRVNLKDSFVRIVKGEVFLLNAHISHLSTTHTTYRPDERRARKLLLHSKQIDKMYSKVTKEGITLVALKLYFNDKNMIKVEVATAQGKNLHDKREDLKAKTMKRETEQALKSFK, encoded by the coding sequence ATGGCAAATAAAAAAGATACAAAAAAAAATTTAGTTTTTAAAAATAAAAAAGCATTTCATGATTTTACAATTTTAGATTCTTTAGAAGCTGGAATTATGTTAGAAGGAAGCGAAGTAAAAGCAATAAGAGAAGGAAGAGTGAATCTAAAAGACTCTTTTGTAAGAATTGTAAAAGGTGAAGTATTTTTACTTAATGCACATATCTCTCATTTAAGTACAACACATACAACATATAGACCTGATGAAAGAAGAGCAAGAAAGCTATTATTACATTCAAAACAAATTGATAAAATGTATTCAAAAGTAACAAAAGAAGGAATTACTTTAGTTGCTTTAAAACTCTATTTTAATGATAAAAATATGATTAAAGTTGAAGTAGCAACTGCTCAAGGTAAGAATTTACATGATAAAAGAGAAGATTTAAAGGCAAAAACAATGAAAAGAGAGACTGAACAGGCTCTTAAATCTTTCAAATAA
- a CDS encoding 4-(cytidine 5'-diphospho)-2-C-methyl-D-erythritol kinase, with the protein MKNEMIEKSYAKVNIFLKIADKRENYHELVSRFVRVHNLYDIISFVKSSRKAITIIGNFGCKMDSNTVYKAYNLIKHFKGVEEFFLNHEIRMEKNIPEFAGLGGGSSNAATFLIMANKYCKLNLSKDELSKIGAQVGADVPFFVYEYDSANVTGIGEIVEKFDEEILDIKTLTPKIKCNTGEIFKIFREKFYKQISKDEAKKLLGMKSIDILKELDIKEANDLYDSALSLYPQLGDYEKKDWFFSGSGSSFFRINNGK; encoded by the coding sequence ATGAAAAATGAAATGATTGAAAAGTCGTATGCTAAAGTAAATATTTTTCTAAAAATTGCAGATAAAAGAGAAAATTATCACGAACTCGTATCAAGATTTGTACGAGTTCATAATTTGTATGACATTATATCATTTGTTAAATCTAGTAGGAAAGCAATTACAATTATAGGAAATTTTGGTTGTAAAATGGATTCAAATACTGTATATAAAGCATACAATTTGATAAAACATTTTAAAGGTGTTGAAGAATTCTTTTTAAATCATGAAATTAGAATGGAAAAAAATATTCCAGAGTTTGCTGGACTTGGTGGTGGAAGTTCAAATGCAGCTACATTTTTAATTATGGCAAATAAATATTGTAAATTAAATTTATCAAAAGATGAATTAAGTAAAATAGGTGCACAAGTTGGGGCTGATGTTCCATTTTTTGTTTATGAATATGATAGTGCAAATGTAACGGGAATTGGTGAAATAGTAGAAAAATTTGATGAAGAGATTTTAGATATAAAAACTTTAACACCAAAAATAAAATGTAATACAGGTGAAATTTTTAAAATATTTAGAGAAAAATTTTATAAACAAATATCTAAAGATGAAGCAAAAAAATTGCTTGGTATGAAATCAATTGATATTTTAAAAGAATTAGATATAAAAGAAGCAAATGATTTATATGATAGTGCACTTAGTCTTTATCCACAACTAGGTGATTATGAAAAAAAAGATTGGTTTTTTAGCGGAAGTGGAAGTTCATTTTTTAGGATAAATAATGGCAAATAA
- the truB gene encoding tRNA pseudouridine(55) synthase TruB translates to MQVRFYEKEQINKLLVVNKPIFISSNSYLNRIKRKFKNKKAGFSGTLDPFAKGCLIVAFGQYAKLFKYISKTPKTYKAVIWLGVESESFDIEQIIDINLVDKVNEKKIIDELNLLNGKIEYTPPKFSAKKVDGKRAYELARNGEEVQLSKTTMNVYNTKFISYRHPFITFEVTVSEGTYVRSFAQLLLEKLDRVGTLSYLERLNEGKFFFDNEKELNPLDFIDLPINKYFGTQEWLVQGKRIGLDYVEKKENGKYLIITENYFSIIEIIDADIKYLVNRVPKYEK, encoded by the coding sequence TTGCAAGTTAGATTTTACGAAAAAGAACAAATAAATAAATTATTGGTTGTAAATAAACCAATTTTCATAAGCTCAAACTCTTATTTAAACAGAATAAAAAGAAAGTTTAAGAATAAAAAAGCAGGTTTTAGTGGCACATTAGACCCTTTTGCAAAAGGCTGTTTAATAGTTGCTTTTGGACAATATGCTAAACTTTTTAAATATATATCAAAAACACCTAAAACTTATAAAGCTGTTATTTGGTTAGGTGTTGAATCTGAATCTTTTGATATAGAACAAATTATTGATATTAATTTAGTTGATAAAGTGAATGAAAAAAAGATAATTGATGAGTTGAATTTATTAAATGGAAAAATAGAATATACACCACCAAAATTTTCAGCAAAAAAAGTTGATGGTAAAAGAGCTTATGAACTTGCTAGAAATGGTGAAGAAGTACAATTATCAAAAACAACAATGAATGTATATAATACAAAATTTATTTCATATAGACATCCTTTTATTACTTTTGAAGTAACAGTTAGTGAAGGAACATATGTAAGGTCTTTTGCTCAGTTATTATTAGAAAAATTAGATAGAGTAGGAACATTATCTTATCTTGAGAGATTAAATGAAGGAAAATTCTTTTTTGATAATGAAAAAGAATTAAATCCATTAGATTTTATTGATTTGCCTATAAATAAATATTTTGGAACGCAAGAGTGGCTGGTTCAAGGTAAAAGAATAGGTTTAGATTATGTTGAAAAAAAAGAGAATGGAAAATATCTTATAATAACAGAAAACTATTTTTCTATAATCGAAATAATTGATGCTGATATAAAATATTTAGTAAATAGGGTACCAAAATATGAAAAATGA
- a CDS encoding ATP-dependent helicase, whose amino-acid sequence MSENLLVSLNESQKIAAQHIDGPLLILAGAGSGKTKTITTRLAYLISIGIDPSCILTLTFTNKAATEMRERAFNMLDSSLMNTPPLLCTFHKFGLLFLKFYINELGRKNNFIIIDTDDKKRVLKSINKEITTSLLVSEISKYKNSLLTPKEAKSAAQLKLYQEIADIYEQYEEYLNKNNLVDFDDLLLLPYMILKNNENLSKEISQKYQYIMVDEYQDTNELQYRLLRLLCSTHNNLCVVGDDDQSIYGWRGATIKNILNFSEHFENTLVVKLEENYRSTDTILNHANQLIEHNRDRLGKKLIGTRVKGDSIKVYESNDENEETRKIVEDIKKLIDCGENPKNIAILFRVNALSRSLEEGFNKAGLHYKLVGGMKFYERSEIKDLIAYFRILTNSNDNFSVKRIINKPKRGIGKTTIDKLESKSIETGKSIFDLIQNLDSDEISAIVGKKNSRTLKVFEASILDLKELLEESKMKFLDSFEETFDYRASYDNLPDGFERQANIDEFYGYIRDYFIQNPHLDLKDFLNEIALDSENDDYSGEAVSMMSIHASKGLEFKKLFIIGFEEGFFPIIGDGSDLEEERRLGYVAITRAMDNLTLSFVHSRFYKGKRTTLIKSRFLSECGLIKGSLTIERQSGFKKGDLVQHKIFGMGRVLKATNAGKDYKLTINFGGTHRDILSSFVEKA is encoded by the coding sequence ATGTCTGAAAATTTATTAGTATCATTAAATGAATCACAGAAAATTGCTGCACAACATATCGATGGTCCTTTGCTTATTTTAGCAGGTGCTGGTTCAGGTAAAACAAAAACAATTACAACAAGACTAGCTTATTTAATATCAATTGGTATTGATCCTAGTTGTATATTAACTTTAACTTTTACTAATAAAGCTGCAACTGAAATGAGAGAACGAGCATTTAATATGTTAGATTCTTCATTGATGAATACTCCTCCTTTATTATGTACTTTTCATAAATTTGGATTACTATTTTTAAAGTTTTATATTAATGAATTAGGAAGAAAAAACAATTTTATAATAATCGATACAGACGATAAAAAAAGAGTTTTAAAGTCAATTAATAAAGAAATAACTACATCTCTTTTGGTTTCAGAAATTTCAAAATATAAAAATTCTTTATTAACACCTAAAGAAGCAAAAAGTGCAGCTCAATTAAAACTTTATCAAGAAATTGCTGATATTTATGAGCAATATGAAGAATACTTAAATAAAAATAATTTAGTAGATTTTGATGATTTATTACTTCTACCTTACATGATATTAAAAAATAATGAAAATTTATCAAAAGAAATTAGCCAAAAATATCAATATATAATGGTAGATGAGTATCAAGATACAAATGAACTACAATATAGACTTTTGAGATTATTATGTTCAACTCATAATAATTTGTGTGTAGTTGGTGATGATGACCAATCTATTTATGGATGGAGAGGTGCAACAATTAAGAATATTTTGAATTTTTCAGAACATTTTGAAAATACATTAGTAGTAAAATTAGAAGAAAATTATAGATCAACTGATACAATTTTGAACCATGCAAATCAATTAATTGAACATAACCGTGATAGATTAGGTAAAAAATTAATAGGAACAAGAGTAAAAGGTGATTCTATAAAAGTTTATGAATCAAATGATGAAAATGAAGAAACTAGAAAAATTGTTGAAGATATAAAAAAATTAATTGATTGTGGTGAAAATCCAAAAAATATAGCAATATTATTTAGAGTAAATGCACTATCACGTTCTTTGGAAGAAGGCTTTAATAAAGCTGGACTTCACTATAAACTTGTTGGTGGAATGAAGTTCTATGAAAGAAGTGAAATCAAAGATTTAATTGCATATTTTAGAATTTTAACTAATTCAAATGATAATTTTTCTGTAAAAAGAATTATTAATAAACCAAAACGTGGAATTGGAAAAACAACTATTGATAAACTCGAATCAAAATCTATTGAAACTGGAAAATCAATATTTGATTTAATTCAAAATTTAGATTCAGATGAAATAAGTGCAATTGTTGGAAAAAAGAATTCAAGAACTTTAAAAGTATTTGAAGCTTCAATTTTAGATTTAAAAGAATTATTAGAAGAATCAAAAATGAAGTTTTTAGATAGTTTTGAAGAAACATTTGATTATCGAGCTTCATATGATAATTTACCTGATGGTTTTGAAAGACAAGCTAATATTGATGAATTTTATGGATATATTAGAGATTATTTTATTCAAAATCCACATTTAGATTTAAAAGATTTTTTAAATGAAATAGCTCTTGACAGTGAAAATGATGATTATAGTGGAGAAGCTGTTTCTATGATGAGTATCCATGCTTCAAAAGGTTTAGAATTTAAAAAACTTTTTATTATTGGTTTTGAAGAAGGATTCTTCCCTATTATTGGTGATGGGAGTGATTTAGAAGAAGAAAGAAGATTAGGGTATGTTGCTATAACACGTGCTATGGATAATCTCACTTTATCTTTTGTTCATTCAAGATTTTATAAAGGGAAACGAACAACTCTTATTAAAAGTAGATTTTTAAGTGAATGTGGACTTATAAAAGGTAGTCTAACTATTGAAAGACAATCTGGATTTAAAAAAGGTGATTTGGTTCAACACAAAATTTTTGGAATGGGTAGAGTATTAAAAGCCACAAATGCTGGTAAAGATTATAAGCTTACAATAAATTTTGGTGGAACTCACAGAGATATTTTATCTTCATTTGTAGAAAAAGCATAA
- a CDS encoding LysR family transcriptional regulator, producing the protein MLTDFAKLETFLTVVREKSFSKASAKLGISQPAVTQQMKFIEDYLDVQIVDRKKNGIKLTKEGQILHGIALKIEKCVANAEKELLKIMNKNVTFVFGASFIIGNYILPRFLNNLKENIHNDVSINVSVSHEAIEDLLDKKIDIALVENYVPNDDIIYREWMEDEIVIFSNQKLPAKAKAEDLLSYKWVCRNPESNTRLIFKENLEKANFPDCDTFNVTSEVTSATTIVQTVLHSDKNQTPTVSIVSRNAIESLLKAGALYESRINNQKMLRKLYIAYRKDRKHDAFIENVVDYLLKIK; encoded by the coding sequence ATGCTCACTGATTTTGCCAAATTAGAAACTTTTCTAACTGTTGTTAGAGAAAAATCTTTTTCAAAAGCTTCTGCAAAACTTGGTATTTCTCAACCTGCTGTTACACAACAAATGAAATTTATCGAAGATTATTTAGATGTTCAAATAGTTGATAGAAAGAAAAATGGTATAAAATTGACTAAAGAAGGTCAAATACTTCATGGTATAGCTTTAAAAATTGAGAAATGTGTTGCTAATGCTGAAAAAGAATTATTAAAAATAATGAATAAAAACGTAACTTTTGTATTTGGAGCTTCATTTATTATTGGAAATTACATACTTCCAAGATTTTTAAATAATTTAAAAGAAAATATTCATAATGATGTATCGATTAATGTTTCAGTTTCTCATGAAGCTATAGAAGATTTATTAGATAAAAAAATTGACATTGCTTTAGTTGAAAATTATGTTCCAAATGATGACATTATATATAGAGAATGGATGGAAGATGAGATTGTAATTTTCTCAAACCAAAAATTACCAGCAAAAGCAAAAGCAGAAGATTTATTATCTTACAAATGGGTTTGTAGAAATCCAGAATCAAATACAAGATTAATATTTAAAGAAAATCTTGAAAAGGCAAATTTTCCTGATTGTGATACTTTTAATGTAACAAGTGAAGTGACAAGTGCTACAACAATTGTTCAAACTGTTTTACACTCAGATAAAAATCAAACTCCAACTGTTTCAATTGTTTCAAGAAATGCAATTGAATCACTATTAAAAGCAGGTGCCTTATATGAATCAAGAATTAACAATCAAAAAATGTTAAGAAAACTCTATATTGCATACAGAAAAGATAGAAAACATGATGCTTTTATTGAAAATGTAGTTGATTATCTTTTAAAAATCAAATAA
- a CDS encoding TIGR01212 family radical SAM protein (This family includes YhcC from E. coli K-12, an uncharacterized radical SAM protein.), with product MSELKNVLTIGRYLKNKFGEKIYKVPISISGFTCPNIDGTVARGGCSFCENDSFSPNLQEKKTKFKLNPNVKENPYLENQLKQLELQFFATKKRLENKFGAKKFIVYFQSFTNTYAPFPTLKALYEKALSFDNVIGLSIGTRTDCVTDEILDFLVEKSKTKEIWIEYGIQSFFDETLVKINRGDNVSNMKYWIKRTKEKGLNVCGHLIYGLPNETQEMMLETFKLTVELNVDSIKFHPLYVVKNTLLTNEYKKGRFTPISEELYIDTVVKSIINLPSNISVQRITAGIDDDTLLSPEWCRNKHTQMKNIRLALEKEGFNY from the coding sequence ATGAGTGAATTAAAAAATGTATTAACTATTGGAAGATATTTAAAAAATAAATTTGGCGAAAAAATTTATAAAGTTCCTATTTCAATATCTGGGTTTACCTGCCCAAATATTGATGGTACTGTTGCAAGAGGTGGATGTTCATTCTGTGAGAATGATTCTTTTAGCCCTAACTTACAAGAAAAAAAGACTAAATTTAAATTAAATCCTAATGTAAAAGAAAATCCCTATTTAGAGAATCAATTAAAACAATTAGAATTACAGTTTTTTGCTACTAAAAAAAGGCTTGAAAATAAATTTGGTGCTAAAAAATTTATAGTTTATTTTCAATCATTTACAAATACTTATGCACCTTTTCCTACATTAAAAGCCTTATATGAAAAAGCTTTGAGTTTTGATAATGTTATTGGACTTAGTATTGGAACAAGAACAGATTGTGTTACTGATGAAATTTTAGATTTTTTAGTTGAAAAATCTAAAACTAAAGAGATATGGATTGAATATGGTATTCAATCTTTTTTTGATGAAACGCTTGTAAAAATCAATAGAGGAGACAATGTTTCAAATATGAAATATTGGATTAAAAGAACTAAAGAAAAAGGCTTAAATGTTTGTGGACATTTGATTTATGGTCTTCCAAATGAAACACAAGAAATGATGCTTGAAACATTTAAATTAACAGTAGAATTAAATGTTGATTCAATAAAATTCCATCCTTTATATGTAGTTAAAAATACTCTTTTAACTAATGAATATAAAAAAGGAAGATTTACTCCAATTTCAGAAGAATTATATATTGATACAGTAGTAAAATCAATAATAAACTTACCTTCAAATATTTCTGTTCAAAGAATTACTGCTGGAATTGATGATGATACATTGTTATCACCAGAATGGTGTAGAAATAAACATACACAAATGAAAAATATTAGATTAGCTTTAGAAAAAGAGGGATTTAATTATTAG
- the purF gene encoding amidophosphoribosyltransferase, with protein sequence MCAIVGIYGNENAARLASVALFAMQHRGQEATGISSSCNGKIYTKKDRGLVTEVFTDEALKYLKGNMAIGHNRYSTAGGDSILDAQPVYAKYKLGEISIVHNGNLINKDEVRQDLIDKGAIFQTGMDTENLIHLIAKNTKDRLRDRIKEALNRTIGAYCFIVQSRSKQFVIRDRYGIRPLSIGKLKSGGYIVASETCAFDLVGAEFIRDVRPGEMLILAEGCEPESIQLFEPEYRPCAFEFVYFARPDSVIDGKNVYVTRENMGKALALNDKDKNIKVDMVIPVPDSGVPAALGYAAQSGIPFEYGIIRNHYIGRTFIEPTQEMRDLKVRMKLSPMKSLIEGKSLLVIDDSIVRGTTSKRIVKILKEAGAKEVHFRVASPEIKFPCYYGIDTPHKEELISNNMNKEEVCKYIEADSLEYLSVDDLVNAIGNDRNYALESFNGDYFVKA encoded by the coding sequence ATGTGCGCAATAGTTGGAATTTATGGGAATGAAAATGCTGCAAGATTAGCTTCAGTAGCATTATTTGCAATGCAACACAGGGGTCAAGAAGCAACAGGAATTTCTTCTTCATGTAATGGAAAAATCTACACAAAAAAAGATAGAGGATTAGTTACAGAAGTTTTTACAGATGAAGCATTAAAATATTTAAAAGGTAATATGGCAATAGGTCATAATAGATATTCAACTGCAGGGGGAGATTCAATTTTAGATGCTCAGCCTGTTTATGCAAAATATAAACTTGGTGAAATTTCTATTGTTCATAATGGAAACTTAATTAATAAAGATGAAGTTAGACAAGATTTAATAGATAAAGGTGCAATTTTTCAAACAGGAATGGATACTGAAAATTTAATTCATCTAATAGCAAAAAATACAAAAGATAGATTAAGAGATAGAATTAAAGAAGCTTTAAATAGAACTATTGGAGCATATTGTTTTATTGTTCAAAGTAGATCAAAGCAATTCGTTATTAGAGATAGATATGGAATAAGACCCTTATCTATTGGAAAACTAAAAAGTGGTGGTTATATAGTTGCTAGTGAAACTTGTGCTTTTGATTTAGTTGGAGCAGAATTTATTAGAGATGTAAGACCTGGTGAAATGTTGATTTTAGCAGAAGGATGTGAACCTGAGTCTATTCAATTATTTGAGCCAGAGTATAGACCTTGTGCATTTGAATTTGTTTATTTTGCAAGACCAGATTCAGTAATTGATGGTAAGAATGTTTATGTTACAAGAGAAAATATGGGTAAAGCACTTGCTTTAAATGATAAAGATAAAAATATAAAAGTAGATATGGTTATTCCTGTTCCTGATTCAGGAGTACCAGCAGCACTTGGTTATGCAGCACAAAGTGGAATCCCTTTTGAATATGGAATTATTAGAAATCATTATATTGGAAGAACATTTATTGAACCAACACAAGAGATGAGAGATTTAAAAGTAAGAATGAAGTTAAGTCCTATGAAATCTTTAATTGAAGGAAAATCTTTACTTGTAATTGATGATTCAATCGTTAGAGGAACAACTTCTAAAAGAATTGTTAAAATTTTAAAAGAAGCAGGAGCTAAAGAAGTTCATTTTAGAGTCGCAAGTCCTGAAATAAAATTTCCATGTTATTATGGAATAGATACTCCACATAAAGAAGAATTAATTTCGAATAATATGAATAAAGAAGAAGTTTGTAAATATATTGAAGCAGATAGTTTAGAATATTTATCAGTTGATGATTTGGTAAATGCTATTGGAAATGATAGAAATTATGCATTGGAGAGTTTTAATGGGGATTATTTCGTAAAAGCATAA
- the dapB gene encoding 4-hydroxy-tetrahydrodipicolinate reductase, producing MIKIGILGSSGRVGTLLIDDLSTDTEAMVSAVYVSKKIEKTLPEHTVVTNDMKVLFDSSDVIIDFSAPAGTEALLTEVVENRGNKPLVIATTGLNKHQQNLLLEASKIVPILYATNMSLGVAVLNKLVALASKTLRDFDIEIVEQHHRHKVDAPSGTALTLAEHAANARDLNLDEVRISGRDGLIGARTKDEIAVMALRGGDIVGRHTVGLYNDGEFLELNHTATARNTFSKGAIKVAKWIIGKNPKLYTINDALGL from the coding sequence ATGATTAAAATAGGTATTTTAGGAAGCTCTGGAAGGGTAGGAACTTTATTAATTGATGATTTATCAACTGATACAGAAGCTATGGTATCAGCTGTTTATGTTTCAAAAAAAATTGAAAAGACATTACCAGAACATACAGTTGTTACAAATGATATGAAAGTTTTATTTGATTCTTCAGATGTAATTATTGATTTTTCAGCTCCTGCTGGAACAGAAGCACTTTTAACTGAAGTTGTAGAAAATAGGGGAAATAAACCCTTAGTAATTGCAACTACTGGATTAAACAAACATCAGCAAAATTTATTGCTAGAAGCTAGTAAAATCGTACCTATTTTATATGCAACAAATATGAGTTTAGGAGTTGCTGTTTTAAATAAATTAGTAGCACTAGCATCTAAAACATTAAGAGATTTTGATATTGAAATTGTTGAGCAACATCATAGACATAAAGTAGATGCTCCATCAGGAACAGCTTTAACTTTGGCAGAACATGCTGCAAATGCAAGAGATTTGAATTTAGATGAAGTTAGAATTTCAGGTAGAGATGGTTTAATTGGTGCTAGAACTAAAGATGAAATTGCAGTTATGGCTTTAAGAGGTGGAGATATAGTAGGTCGACATACAGTTGGTTTATATAATGATGGAGAATTTTTAGAATTAAATCATACAGCAACTGCAAGAAATACTTTTTCAAAAGGTGCAATAAAAGTTGCAAAATGGATTATTGGAAAAAATCCAAAATTATATACAATCAATGACGCTTTGGGTCTATAA
- the trxB gene encoding thioredoxin-disulfide reductase, whose product MLDLAIIGGGPAGLTAGLYATRGGLKNVVMFEMGMPGGQITSSSEIENYPGQIEIVSGMDLMMRWPEQCQRFGLKHEMAQIENVTKNGDTFKLLTTDKKEFEARSVLIATGSVPKRAGFKGEDEFFGKGISTCATCDGFFYKGKEVAVVGGGDSAIEEAIYLSKMCKKVYLVHRRDTYRAAPSTVEHMKHTENIEEVTNVTVEEVFGDASGVLGLKVKSKVTGEIRDLPTPGVFIFVGRDVLNAPLKQADGSFLCDVNESGEVIVDLRMKTSVPGLYAAGDIRIEASKQVVCAAGDGATAAVNIIEYLG is encoded by the coding sequence ATGTTAGATTTAGCAATTATTGGTGGAGGTCCAGCTGGATTAACAGCCGGATTATACGCTACAAGAGGTGGATTAAAAAATGTTGTAATGTTTGAAATGGGAATGCCAGGTGGACAGATTACAAGTTCATCAGAAATTGAAAATTATCCAGGACAAATTGAGATAGTTTCAGGTATGGATTTAATGATGAGATGGCCTGAGCAATGTCAAAGATTTGGTTTAAAACATGAAATGGCACAAATTGAAAATGTAACAAAAAATGGAGATACTTTCAAATTATTAACAACAGATAAGAAAGAATTTGAGGCTAGATCAGTATTAATTGCAACAGGTTCTGTTCCAAAGCGTGCTGGATTTAAAGGTGAAGATGAATTTTTTGGAAAAGGAATCTCTACTTGTGCAACTTGTGATGGTTTTTTCTACAAAGGTAAAGAAGTTGCAGTTGTTGGCGGAGGAGATTCGGCGATTGAAGAAGCAATTTATTTATCTAAAATGTGCAAAAAAGTATATTTAGTTCATAGAAGAGATACTTATAGAGCTGCGCCAAGTACAGTTGAGCATATGAAACACACTGAAAATATCGAAGAAGTTACAAATGTAACTGTTGAAGAAGTTTTTGGTGATGCAAGTGGAGTTCTTGGTTTAAAAGTTAAAAGTAAAGTTACAGGTGAAATTAGAGATTTACCAACACCAGGAGTATTCATTTTTGTAGGAAGAGATGTATTAAATGCACCTTTAAAACAAGCTGATGGTTCTTTTTTATGTGATGTTAATGAATCAGGTGAAGTAATTGTTGATTTAAGAATGAAAACATCAGTTCCAGGACTTTACGCAGCTGGTGATATTAGAATTGAAGCTTCAAAACAAGTTGTTTGTGCTGCAGGTGATGGGGCAACAGCAGCAGTTAATATTATTGAATATTTAGGATAA